A region from the Wansuia hejianensis genome encodes:
- a CDS encoding helix-turn-helix domain-containing protein — translation MSNTNNSAIGRSWEEVERELFTPEEIAESNLRVALIGELIKARQEKGISQKRLEEMSGVKQPIIARMEKGNTNPQLETVLKILAPLGKTLAIVPLDPTK, via the coding sequence ATGAGTAACACAAATAATTCTGCTATCGGCAGAAGCTGGGAAGAAGTAGAAAGAGAGCTTTTCACCCCAGAAGAAATAGCGGAGAGCAATTTAAGAGTAGCTCTTATTGGAGAGCTTATTAAGGCAAGACAGGAAAAGGGCATAAGCCAAAAAAGGCTTGAAGAAATGAGCGGAGTAAAACAGCCAATCATAGCCAGAATGGAAAAAGGGAACACGAATCCACAGCTTGAGACCGTCTTAAAGATTTTAGCTCCACTGGGAAAAACTCTTGCCATTGTTCCGCTTGATCCTACCAAATAA
- a CDS encoding type II toxin-antitoxin system RelE/ParE family toxin, with translation MHQIYFYRDKNGKEPVADYLAELASKKDKDSRIKLNKIRDYVKTLSEYGTQVGEPYIKHLDGEIWELRPLRDRILFVGWVNGSYVLLHQFMKKTQKTPAREIEKAKRELADLIERGVKYE, from the coding sequence TTGCACCAGATATATTTTTATAGGGACAAAAACGGAAAAGAACCAGTAGCGGACTATTTAGCCGAATTAGCAAGCAAGAAAGATAAGGATAGCCGTATTAAGCTCAATAAAATTAGAGACTATGTAAAGACTTTGAGCGAGTACGGAACACAAGTAGGAGAGCCTTATATAAAGCACCTTGACGGCGAAATATGGGAGCTTAGACCCCTTAGAGATAGAATTTTATTTGTCGGCTGGGTAAATGGTAGTTATGTACTACTTCATCAATTTATGAAAAAGACACAGAAAACACCCGCAAGAGAGATTGAAAAAGCAAAGCGAGAACTTGCAGACCTTATAGAAAGGGGCGTAAAGTATGAGTAA